The sequence CTGTCCTGTCCTCtggccttcttcctggtgcctgggcacattacatgacactgccgctcagcctattaacatccgaggcaggacattgctgcgccCGGTGATTAACTGAGCCACAGTGGGATGTGTCGGGCATCAAAAGCCGGATGAAGACCAGGGCCAGAGGACGGGAGAGCGGTTCCAGCCGAAGGTTAGTAAAATTTCACCAGGGTTATCCTTTAAAGTGTGCATCCAAAGTTTCAGGCCTACGTGATCTTCAGCACCAGAGTAGGGGGAACACAGGCCATAATGGGTGTTATAGTTGCTGAGGCAGCCGTATGACGCTCAAAGAGTTCCATGCATAATTCATATTAATTAGAAAAGGGCTCATGCACAGAATTTGCTGGACATTGTCTCCCATTGCTGGAGCTGAAGATCGCAAGGTTTAGAAAGTTTGGATGCAAGCATTAGTGTTCCTGGTGATATGTCATCACTTTATAAGGTAGGAAACCCCTTTTATAGGCTTTATCCCAAGATAAGTATCTGGTGTGGGTGTGACagttgggacccccaccaatcagatgAACATGGGATCTTTTGTTCCCAGGGTGAGCATTGCACTTGATTAGGTCGGTCAGTCCCATAGCGAGTGAAAGAAGCTGCAGCATGCATGttcagtttgttttctcttttgatGGTGTCCCTCCCAGTAATACATGCTGGATGTCAGGAGTAAGTTCCCAGGATGCTGTTGCCTTCACTGAATATCAAGTATCAGCACAGCTTCATTCCTGGACAGCGCATGGGAGCCTTCCCTTACAAAGTGCCCTATGTGTGCTTTTCTTCCTGTCTACAGCCTATGTGAATTATCATCCTTGGAAGATAGAAAGATCAGCAGTTTGATTTTAACATTAGCAATCTTTTTGTTCTGAAAGGAAATAAACCACCATTCAAGATGTCTGGTAGAAGCCTAATCTCCTATCCCCTTTTAGTACACATGCATGATGCATGTTTAGTCAGGCCAAGCGGGCAAATAAGacatgtgtgtgtgttggggggggggggagacagagaCCTGTTGGCAGAAATAGATTGTATGGATAACAGCGGTCTGAAGTGTTAGCCCAGTGTTACCCTAAAAGATGGTAGCAGGAGAGGAGAGATTTGTCAGCAACAGAAGCGGTGCTTGGACAGATTTATGTCAAATTTAGCAGCAGCAGCACTAAGTAAATGACATATAAACCACAGAAGCAAAAAAGGttagaaatgttttaataaaGAATGTTTACAAACGTGTTTAATTTGGTATATAGGTAGCAAATAGACAGTAAGATAAATTATATTTCCACATACAGTATGCTGCCATAATACTGCTCAAATACTAGTGGCACACTGgcccaaaaggaaaaaaaaaacaccatacagAGCCAACCAATAAATTGTAAGTTATAGTAGACTATAGTAGTATAGTATAATGTTCAAATCTTAAATatcttcttttctttctttgtgtGTGTCCTAGACTTGCCTTTATGGCTGCCgtaaactttgaagaattttctgtACCGCCTGGGTCTGAGCTTGCTCTTCCACCTCTATTCGGTGGTAACATTTTAGAAAGTGAATTGGAAACAGAGGTTGAGTTTGTAGATGGCGGCCTTGATGGCGATAACATACAagatgaggaggaagaggaagctCAGCAGCGCATGAGAGAAGTCAGCAAGAGAAAGTTCCTTGCCCTGAATCGTCGCTGTAAAGAAATTGAACAGGTCGGTACATGCCACCAATATGGCTGACATCTTTATCTATTAATTACGAAATGATTTGGTCATTGAATTATTAGTTTAGAGAGATTAAAGGGGAACTGACAgccggttcacctgcactaaacccaatacacagggttatagtactGGTGAACCAGATTAAAATTAGTAATTACTTACCCTGATCCGTGGTCCAGTCCCAGACATAGACCCATATTGCTAATATGTTAATCGCTGGGTAAGGGAGGCAGGACCCGAAATTTCCTGCATCTCTTCCTCCATCCCCTCTGCTCCAATATGCCTGCCCACCTCATGAATATTCTTGGAGGACCCTTCACCCATGTGAGTGCTCTGTGAATGGACATGTCGGAGCACAGGGGATCAGCCCCCTGGGTCTCTTTTGTGCCGCCCCACTCATCAATATTAATCTCCTTTTATCTTGATGAGCAGGGCAGCACGAACTGGACTCAGGAGATGGCATCAGAGGGGCAGGTAGACTTCAGACCGGCCCCTGGTGCAGTTAATTGGCATATTGCAAATGGATTGGGGTAAagaataccatatttttcgccctataggacgctccggcatataagacgcacccaattttaaatgaggaaaatctagaatacaatgtaaagtataggtcacagtgatcttcaaccagcggacctccagatgctgcaaaactacaactcccagcatgcccggacagccttcggctgtccgggcatgccaggagttgtagttttgcaacatctggaggtccgcaggttgaagaccactggtataggaggttatactcgcatgtccccgctgctccggaccagtcaccgctcgtcactgctgccctggatgtcgctctccattgctgtcgccacgtccccggggtgtccccgtcgctccggaacgtctctgctgcccggtatcctcgctctccgtcgccgccatcatgtcactacgcacgccgctcctattggatgacggggcggcgtgcgcgatgacgtgatgacgacgaaggagagcgccggccatgcaggggatcccgccaCGGAgcagacaacgaggaggcaggtaaggttcctcccggtgcagccgggttagtgtcactttcgcttcagacgcggcggtcagctttgatcgccgcgtctgaagggttaatacagggcatcaccgcgatcggtgatgtcctgtattagccgcgggtcccggccgttgatgaccgcagggaccaccgcaataggggtgtattcgccgtataagacgcaccaacccccccccccccccttatacggcgaaaaatacggtatatcatttTAGTCAGGGTCCACCCACATTAATCACCTGGATATTCAGGTTAGTGGGGTTAAtccatctgtcagtttcccttaaaCATATCTACAGTAACAACAATCATTGGTTGATAAGTATGACAATACAGGGTATGGGAATCTTACATAATCCACATCATAGATATTTAGCACCAAGTTTTTATAGGAAGttgctgtttgtttgttttcaggTCAACGAAAGAATACTTAACAGACTTCACCAAGTTCAGAAAATAACACGAAAGCTGAAACAAGAAAGAAGGTTGGTACTTAAGTACACACTTGAGAAACGTAGTTGTGAGGCTTTGCCGGAGCCCAATAATATAATTATTTAAATTAGGTGGCACTGCCTATAATTCACCATGTGACAAGAATACtctcatgcttaaaggggtactccggtgaaaaccttttttcttttaaatcaactggtgccagaaagttaaactgatttgtaaattacttctattaaaaaatcttaatccttcctgtacttattagctgctgaatactacagaggaaattcttttctttttggatttctctctgatgacatcacgagcacagtgctctttgctgacgtcattataataataataactctttacttattgttgtccttagtgggatttgaacccaagtccccagcactgcaaggcagcagtgctaaccactgacccaccatgcttcccttagcatacatctgccatgcacggttgctaaaatggacagagatgtcagcagagagcactgcgctcgtgatgtcctcaaaaagaaaggaatttcctctgtattattcagcagctaataagtactgaaaggattacgattttttaatagaagtaatttacaaatatgtttaactttccggcaccagttgatttaaaagaaaaaaggttttcaccggagtacccctttaaatgtgaactTGGCTAACATTGGAATTAGGTCATTTGCTTCAGATGCACCATTCCCAGCCTCTGTACACGTCTTGGCTTTTGCTTCCAACTATAACAAAAGTCACACCATATTAAAATGCAACAACATATCATAACAATAGCTTAGTGGACTCTACTGAGTCATTTTTCTGTCATGGTGTTCAGTATTCAGATGGCAAAAAATGGTAATGTACTCTAATAGAACCCTTGACCACAgtgtacctttaaaggggttctccaccataaggtgattttagtatgtacctgccacacagtaatggatatgcttaggaaggatctgcgcttgtcttggggataaatggctatgttgtgagattaccttaacactgtggctagccttTTGTAAACTGGTAATTCCTctttgagtttttatttttttgcctactaatcccagaattccattttcctccctcccacatatcagccaccccacccattgaaacataaatgagctgcatccattcaaaagacctgtggttttcaatcagggtgcctacagctgttgcattagttgcagattgatctcactcccaccaagcgatcgctccacccattgaagcagacaggctccctgtcatcagctgactagtgagtcaggtctcggctgcattgcaacctgggaaaaatctgagacaacagtaattttgtatgctgctaaaaatttaaattggggtgaaaatcacagaagaattgtgagaaaactgtcacacacaggtacagacactatattatgaactacactaactttacagcccctgtagcattgtcaaataaaaaaaaatcctggaatacccctttaagccttaatCTTTTCATAACATTTGTGGTACATACAGCATGTTGAATTGTTGCATATGTACTTTACAATCATGTGCTGAGCTTTACTGCAGTGCTGACTGATTATTTGCTATCTATATGATGGTGCCTGAACACATAATATGTGATAGGTTTGCCAAGATCTCATAATCTTTTTCATTGTCTGTTTAGATGTCTAATGAAAATATTGGACTCTTATGGAGATGATTACAGAAAGAGCCATCTTACTTTCCTACTTGAGGTAAAATTTATCATAAAAATACATTAAGCAATAGGTATAGACTATATAGTTGTTGCTATTTCACATGGTCTCATTAGATTATTTTCTTTGTGTTACTGTAGATAGGGTTGCTAAAGCATCTCCAGCTGGAAGAAAACTGTAATGAAGAAAAAGTGCAATGTACCCTTGAAGTGTgcctgttgttaacaaaaacttttatataaatgtagctaataccattatatgcaaatttgtaatatacattgattaaaaaaaaatttggatattTTTGTCTCTAaagaaatacaggaagtgtgggtggacaaacagggctctgcgcactgagggcaagcggggctctgcgcactgagggcaagcggggctctgcgcactgagggcaagcggggctctgcgcactgagggcaagcggggctctgcgcactgagggcaagcggggctctgcgcactgagggcaggcggggctctgcgcactgagggcaggcggggctctgtacactgaggacaggcggggctctgtgcagtaggGCTCTGTCacatgcccctggctcacacatcaggatgattgacaagtccggagcctgcacagatccctgcttgtcttgcCCTAGCTTCCTttgtttggtctcctcacagaaacacacagggaatagctgcagggacagcatttttttttttttatcaatggatATTACAAACACATATTATagttttatctacattatatcaaacgtttttgttaacgacaggtacactttaaacttcTTCCTGTGCACCTATTGTTGAGGGGGAAATAAGATGATTATATTATTGTCTAGAAGAGGGTGCAATACATGCTTAAAACCTGAAGTGAGAGCACAGTGGGACTGAAAGACGTGATCATGGGGAAGGAAAACATATTCTATTCCAGCTATGTCCTCAACCAGGCAAAGACAAGTGAGAGCACCCCTTCAGGCAGAGGAGGGTTCATAGATCTGGGCTTGATGGACAAGTGACCTAGTTAAGAGCAGGGTGACCAAAAGGGGAATGGTTTGATAGATGGTCTTTTTCTTTTTAGAGGTGGACAgaacattttgaaaactttgtaaGAGAGATTGCTCTTGTAAAATGAACGATTGACCAATagctattaaaggagaactacgggattgaacatcttatcccctatcctaagcataggggataagtttcagatcgcggggggtccaaccgctggggccccccacaatctcccgtacggggcccaggctctctgcatagagagcgcgtgtcgaccaccgcacgaggcggcggctgacgcacgccctccatttactgctatgggagagccgaagcgctgccttcggcaatttccggctctcccatagcagtgtatggatggggtgtgtcggccgctgcttcgtggtcaacacgccctctctaaccagagagccggggccccgtacgggagatcgaggggggccccagcagtcggaccccctgcgatctgaaagttatcccctatccttaagataggggatacatttttcaatcccgtagttctcctttaacagctCGGCTTTTAAGTTTCCAAGTCTTTACTCatatctgtagtatgcagcattatttattttttctacaaTAAAGACATCTACACCTATCGATGGGAAGGGTTACCTCCAGGAGAATAAAAGGCTCAGGCAGTTGATATCCAAAAGACCCAATGTTTCTCTTCCTCTACTTCATCTGTTGGGGGAGAGTTAGGAATCCCCATACACTGTTGACATTCAGCCATTCACAATGAGCAGATACAGCtaacttttttttctaatgtgCCATAAGACAACACCTCATCAATATTTTTTATTAGTGAACATGGATGTCCTAGTAAGATCCTCAGTTTGGGACTTCCCTCTGTTAGCAACTATGACAAATGCCTTTTATGCTATGGATGTCTTGTATTATATCAGAGAGGGGATGGGTCCCAGAAGCTGGACCCTAAGCAGTCTTCTCATTGTTGGCTAGTGTAACCAACTACTAGTGGAAACTTGAgatggtggaaaacccctttttaAGTATAAGCTTAAAATATGGCAAGCCAAGATAAAGACACCCATTTGTATAAAAGTGGGGGTTATTTTCTTTCCACTGGATagtggataactagctgatcaagGGGGGTCAGAGCGGCAGCACGCATACTCGACCACTgatccatttattctctatgggacttcGGAACATTGCCGAGCACTAAactctgaagtttttatttttacaggatgAAGGAAACCAAGCCTGTAATTCACCGACCCCAGCAAACTCGGAAAATGAACCCCCAGAAAATGAGGACATATCAAGGTGTTTAACAGGACCTCCTCTTGGTTTAGAAGCCACCAGTCCAGAAAGCCCACCTCTAGTAGAAGGACCCCCagccaaaaagagaaaaaagttcAAAGAGGAGAAAGACCATGGAAAAAAGATAAGCCCATCTCTTCTTCCATCAGAGCCACTTCTAGCACAGGTAAAGCAATGGAATCACCAAGTAGaactagacaatttgtgtaactcCAAGTAACATTTAAAGGGATTTGTGTTAAAGGCATAGCTCAGTAAGCTACGCTGTTTGTTACATAAATTGCGTAGTTAAACGGTGCTACGTCATGTGTGCCCTTCCCGTTAATATCAATTGgaggtaaaaaaaattgattGAGAAAAAATGGCTTACCAACCATCTCTAGCAGCTGTAAACAGGCTGAAGATGGACAGAAGGCCATCTTCTTTTGTACATTgaaaacccctttagggtacgttcacacgtacaggatcctgcacaggatttgtaactgcagattagaagctgtgctcagtcatttactttacattgaaatctgcagcagaaaatcctgcgcatcaaatctgcgtacgtgtgaacgtacccttaagggtgggggtcacacgtaacagatctgcagtgtattttatgATGCGGATCTGCCGGTGatccgacccattttgtgcctccagctgttgcggatTGCCGCTgtgagcaggccaggggcggagCGAGGCGGGGAAACTGggatggcaacagctggaggcacaaaatgggtcaggtcaccggcggatccgcagcgtaaaatactctgcggattcattacgtgtgaccctaccctaatggaGTTGAGCATGATTATAAAAATAcagttgtttttttctgaaaaCAGTGCCACTCCAGTCCATAAGTTGTGTAAAGTAATGCACATATAACCTGCGGACAGGTGTGGGGCAGTTTTAGATTACACATTGATTGTAAAGAAGAGCTGCAGCTTCTATTTCCACCCCAAAAACCCTACAGTTGGGCATGGTctcatgtgaattttttttagagCTGAGCTGTGTTATGTGCTATGGGCAAAATCAGGCAGTTTTAGTTTtcatagtttttatttattcccCCCGATGAGTCtgcataactctcttatatttctcaCATACTTATTGCTCTGTTGCAGGTTAAGATTGAAGAAGATTATTTGTGTGACGGAGATGAGGAGCTTAATCTTAGTTGGCGTCCTCTCAGCCCACGGGACAAGATTCTGCAGTACACCAAGTTCTCCAGCCCTGGACCTTGCCCTGATTTTGAGTGATGAATGAAGAAAATAATGTGACTATTGGAAGTGTTGTGCCTCCTAGTACTGGACCACAACCATTCTACCTAGCAAGATCTAATAAGGCGCCTCTGCTGACACACCAGCTACT is a genomic window of Hyla sarda isolate aHylSar1 chromosome 10, aHylSar1.hap1, whole genome shotgun sequence containing:
- the TFPT gene encoding TCF3 fusion partner — protein: MAAVNFEEFSVPPGSELALPPLFGGNILESELETEVEFVDGGLDGDNIQDEEEEEAQQRMREVSKRKFLALNRRCKEIEQVNERILNRLHQVQKITRKLKQERRCLMKILDSYGDDYRKSHLTFLLEDEGNQACNSPTPANSENEPPENEDISRCLTGPPLGLEATSPESPPLVEGPPAKKRKKFKEEKDHGKKISPSLLPSEPLLAQVKIEEDYLCDGDEELNLSWRPLSPRDKILQYTKFSSPGPCPDFE